One segment of Salvia splendens isolate huo1 chromosome 20, SspV2, whole genome shotgun sequence DNA contains the following:
- the LOC121781498 gene encoding uncharacterized protein LOC121781498: protein MPPRRRRGPRVENNVGEQTEGSVGNPPPPPPPPLPQPNEREYIKAFRKENPPKFDGLGEPPKAEAWVRDIERIFEFMGCTDRERLACVTYQLTRPADFWWETKKRTMDPARREALTWEDFKEEVYNKYVPESYRRAKVVEFHTLKQGSMTVTEYDRALCEMTRYAPELVDTDEKMAAKFRSGLRTEIRVAVASRRGIPYSERKEEMGGKPSFF from the exons ATGCCGCCaagacgtagacgtggtccGCGAGTGGAGAACAACGTGGGGGAACAGACAGAGGGAAGTGTCGGCAatccacccccgcctccaccaccacctctaccccaaccaaacgaAAGGGAGTACATCAAAGCCTTTCGGAAAGAGAACCCACCTAAGTTTGATGGATTGGGAGAGCCCCCGAAGGCGGAGGCATGGGTGCGCGATATTGAGCGTATCTTTGAGTTCATGGGATGCACGGACAGAGAACGCCTGGCCTGCGTGACTTATCAGCTGACAAGACCCgctgacttttggtgggaaacAAAGAAGAGAACCATGGACCCCGCTCGCCGTGAGGCGCTTACTTGGGAGGATTTTAAGGAAGAGGTGTACAACAAGTATGTTCCGGAAAGTTATCGGCGGGCGAAGGTAGTGGAGTTCCACACGTTGAAGCAAGGAAGTATGACGGTCACAGAGTACGACCGCGCCCTATGTGAGATGACTCGCTATGCGCCTGAATTGGTGGAtacagacgagaagatggccGCGAAGTTCCGATCTGGCCTTAGGACAGAGATAAGGGTCGCAGTGGCTAGTCGGaggggaattccttattccgag AGAAAAGAGGAAATGGGAGGGAAACCGAGTTTcttttga